aagctagtttaaccTATCAAATGTCTTATGAGCCGAAGTCGAAGCATTAAGATAATTTGTTGTATGAGAACCATAGGTAATTAATAGAGGTAAATTAACGAAATAAGCCACGAAATAATCATAACTGggccaaatataaaaaaaatatttacatatacaaaaataaattcctcaagcatatataaaaaatcgactaaaaaatattactaaatatCGTCTCATGTTTACGCCCAAGTTCATgtagtttaaaaagtttgttttgtcTATTGTTATGATTTGACGTCACGAAGGTGGACGTCATCTTGAATgaaaaattcttattttattatttattttgctaaattAAACACGTAACGCGGAGCTATATTCAGtgataaaagataaaattaaacaacCCTGCCTGTGATGTATTCAATCAATATCAGTTCTGTGTCTAGCGAGTGAAGGTGACGCTATACGCTATTGTGTCGGTGATGTAATTTAGGTGATTGGGTGGCTTCCTAGTCCTAAGTACTAACTACAATGGAAGAGTCCTCATTCACGATCCCGGCCGACGACAATGGTGATACTGAGCTCGACCCTAGAATACAGGTCAGTGAGTGAAAAATAATGTACTGAGTAACTGTTATGGTAGGCCCTTGTAACTGCAAAGATGAGTGTCAACTTTGTCGATTATTTCGCCAACGAGCACAATGGATACGATATCTTATATCAAAACATGAAATACGGACTCATTGCCAGCAAAGAGCTCTCAGAGTACCTTAGGGAAAGGTCGAATATTGAAGAGACCAATTCGAAATCTTTAGCTAAACTAGCGAAACAAGCGAATAGTAATTGCGCGCAAGGCACGTTCGCTCCATTTTGGGGCGTATTGAAATGTTCCGCCGAGAAACTGTCCAACCTCCATCAGCATATGTTCCAAAAACTGAGTGAACTTGTCAAAGATGTTGCCAGGTATGCTGAGGAGCTTCATAAGAAGCACAAAGCTGTTAAAGACTCAGAGTCTAACACACTGGAGGTAGTGTTACTGATACAGAACACCAAACAAGCTTTGCAGAAAGCTAAGGATGTGTACACCAGTAAGTCAGCTGAGTTAGAGAAGCTGAGGAAAGATAATGCATCTGCTAAAGATATCGAGAAGGCTGAAGTTAAGATTAAGAAGCTACACGAAGACTACAAACAATTAGCCGAGAAGTACAACCTGGTGAAACAAGACTTTGAGAAGAAAATGACCCAGACATGTAAACACTTCCAAGATGTCGAGGAAGCACATCTCAAACAAATGAAACAGTTTGTCAACTCGTATGCAGATATTATCCAGAACAATCATGATATGATGGGACAAGTGCATCGAGATTTTAAACACCAATGCTTGGAATTAACTGCTGAgaaactgctcgagcagttccTCATTGAGAAATATAATGCAATAGAGAAGGCAGTCTTAGTTGAACTACCTCTTTCATTACCTAAGCCTGGATCAGCAAACAACTCTATATCAGAGGCTGACCAGATATCAACTGTCTCAAATGGGTCACACAAACCTGCACAACCAGCTAAGGCACCAAAGAAGGAGCCATCATTTGCAAGTAAGACTTCAAGGAGAACTACCTCACTTTTGAATTTGTTTACCCCAAATTTCCAAAGTAAGGAGGAGCCTAGTGGCAGTATTGAGGGTGCGGCACCATGTTCTGCACCATCCAGCCCCAGTGGTACACCAGCCACACCAGTGGCACCTGACAAAGATGACAACATGGGTAGAACTACTCTCAGGGAATCTAAATGGTTCTTGCGTAGTAGAAGAACTAAGCCTAAACtgaaaaaaccaaaaaagaagaaggatgAAATTTCAGAAAACTCAAATACTGGTGAAAAGTCTGATTTAGAAGAGAAAGAGGAAGAAGTACCGACAAAAGAAGATTTCATGAATTCCCCAGAAGTTGATGAAGAAGGCTACTGTATTAGACCCAAAGATGAAAAAGGTAGTGTGTACTCCTCTACAGATTCAGACTCAGAAGAGGAGAGGGAACAGAAGATCCATGTAGAAATTAAACCCATAAGTAATGGTTGCAATCCAATATCAGCAAGTGTAGATGAGCTTAGAGCTACAGTCGAAAATATATCTCTGTACAAAATTGGCACAAACAGGCGCGGGTCCAACGCTAACACTAGCAAAGCAAGCAGTGACCTATTAGACTTGAACTTCTTTCAAAGTCCGACCGTCAGCAACCCTGCGTCGCCACATGGCAATGTCTCCAATCCCTATGCCCCTTTGCAAGGCAATCAATCACATCTACTTGAAAGTCCTACTCCTGTTTCTAATGCCGAGGTTGGCGATCTATTTTCGGAAGTAGGAGAAATGGGCCAAACCAATATTCGAACTTCCACTCCTACGATGTCATCCATTTCGCTCCCTCGTCCGCCTTCGAGACGGTCAGAAGGTGACTTCCGCACCGCAGGCTCCTCGGGGTCACGCGGTCCTTCACCCCTTACTATCGGCATGGCGGATACTATACCGTTGGCTGTCGCTTTCCATGAGATTATTCATTCCTATTTCCGTGGTACGGAAGAATCCAAGTGCCAAGTTAAAATGTCAGGAGACATGATGCTCTCCTTCCCCACCGGCATCGTTGGCGTATTGGCTAATAATCCGAACCCAGCTAAATTGTGTTTCAGACTGAAAAACATTCATAGATTGGACAATGTGCTACCTAACAAACAGTTGATTAGTATTAATGCGATGATGTCGACTCGCGATAATACGGTGGTTGAGTTTAACATGCCAGCTTTAACGTCACTACTGAAACGGCAGTCTGAGAAGAATCCTACAGCGCAGTACTTCAACGTAGATATACTTAAATACCAAGTGCGACCCAAAGCCGGCGCCGCATCATGTCCGCTTCAAATGGTATCTTATTGGAAGTGTGAACAAGATCATACTGACTTAAAAGTcgattataaatataact
This window of the Spodoptera frugiperda isolate SF20-4 chromosome 23, AGI-APGP_CSIRO_Sfru_2.0, whole genome shotgun sequence genome carries:
- the LOC118267282 gene encoding F-BAR domain only protein 2, with product MSVNFVDYFANEHNGYDILYQNMKYGLIASKELSEYLRERSNIEETNSKSLAKLAKQANSNCAQGTFAPFWGVLKCSAEKLSNLHQHMFQKLSELVKDVARYAEELHKKHKAVKDSESNTLEVVLLIQNTKQALQKAKDVYTSKSAELEKLRKDNASAKDIEKAEVKIKKLHEDYKQLAEKYNLVKQDFEKKMTQTCKHFQDVEEAHLKQMKQFVNSYADIIQNNHDMMGQVHRDFKHQCLELTAEKLLEQFLIEKYNAIEKAVLVELPLSLPKPGSANNSISEADQISTVSNGSHKPAQPAKAPKKEPSFASKTSRRTTSLLNLFTPNFQSKEEPSGSIEGAAPCSAPSSPSGTPATPVAPDKDDNMGRTTLRESKWFLRSRRTKPKLKKPKKKKDEISENSNTGEKSDLEEKEEEVPTKEDFMNSPEVDEEGYCIRPKDEKGSVYSSTDSDSEEEREQKIHVEIKPISNGCNPISASVDELRATVENISLYKIGTNRRGSNANTSKASSDLLDLNFFQSPTVSNPASPHGNVSNPYAPLQGNQSHLLESPTPVSNAEVGDLFSEVGEMGQTNIRTSTPTMSSISLPRPPSRRSEGDFRTAGSSGSRGPSPLTIGMADTIPLAVAFHEIIHSYFRGTEESKCQVKMSGDMMLSFPTGIVGVLANNPNPAKLCFRLKNIHRLDNVLPNKQLISINAMMSTRDNTVVEFNMPALTSLLKRQSEKNPTAQYFNVDILKYQVRPKAGAASCPLQMVSYWKCEQDHTDLKVDYKYNLHAMSPPSPLLNVSVCVPMNGGVKNVIAMPKTAWSGENEQAMWRFTELSQHSEDRGVGSLKARFELGKGPSSKATISAQFNCEGATLSGIEFELIGSGYRLSLVKRRFVSGKYICDSDLN